TTGGCGCCGGTGCTGACTTGCAAGCAGCCATCATCGGCGCCAATACCAGCCAGCAGGCGTTGGCGCTGGCCCACGCTGCCGGCATAGCCTTGGGTGACGCCGTGTGTGCCCATGCCTTGGCATTCACTTGCAGCGTGGTGCCGGCGCAGGTGCAAGTGGAAGTTTTCGCCATCGACCGCCAAGGCGGCATCGTCGGCAAGGCAGGTGTGCAATGACACGGCGTATCCTGCTGCTAGGCGGCGTCACCGAGGCGCTGGCCATTGCCCGCACGCTCGGGCCGGAACATGTCTACAGCCTGGCGGGCATCGGCCGGGTACCGCAAGACCTGCAATGCCAGGTGCGGGTGGGCGGCTATGGCGGGGCCGAAGGTTTGGCAAACTACCTGCGCGAGGCGGGCATCACGTTGCTGATCGATGCCACCCACCCCTACGCCGCGCAAATCAGCCGCAATGCTGCAGCGGCGGCCCAGGCCGTGGGCATTCCCTGCTGGGCCTTGCGCCGCCCCGCCTGGCAGGCACAGCCAGGGGACGACTGGCGCGAAGTGGCCGACTGGGCCGAGCTGGTTGAAGCGCTCAAGCCATTCAAGCGGCCGCTGTTTACCCTTGGGCGCGAACCGCTGCAGCATCTTGAAGAGATTCCGCCGGGGCAGTTCTGGACGTTGCGGGCATTGGAAGCGTGCCAGGGCAATGAGCAGTGTGAAGTGATTGCTGCCCGAGGGCCGTTTCACATTGACGATGAACGCCGCCTGTTCGAACGCAGGCAAATCGACGTACTGGTGAGCAAGAACAGTGGCAGCGTGGCAACTGAGCCCAAGCTTGATGTGGCGCACGAACTGGGGTTACCGGTTTTGATTCTCAAGCGGCCAGCATTGCCCTTGACCGACCAGACATTTACTGAGTTAAACGCCTTGCTGGAATGCCTGAGCTAATGAGCGCTCAACAGGCATAACGTATATCCCATTGACATATACCGACTTGCACTTAAACTTCAGTCACAGTTTTCTGCTTTCCAGGAGCCTAACCATGGAGCAAGGTGCTGTCTTCAAAAGCAACCGCAGCCAGGCAATCCGCCTACCTAAGTCCGTTGCTCTTCCCGATGAGGTCACACGCGTGGATATTGTCGCCGTAGGACGTACCCGTATCATCACACCTGCTGGCGAAGCGTGGGACAGCTGGTTTGATGGTAATGACGTGAGCCCAGACTTCATGGCTGAGCGCGACCAACCTGACGATCAGGAGCGCGAAGGGTTTTAATGCTCAGATACATGCTCGATACGAACATCTGCATCTTTACTATCAAGAACAAGCCACAACAGGTACGTGAAGCTTTCAATCGGCACCACGGCCAGATGGCAATCAGCACCGTCACTTTGATGGAGTTGGTCTACGGTGCAGAAAAATCAGCATACCCGGATCGCAATCTCACGATTGTGGAAGGTTTCGCTGCCCGCCTGGAAGTAGTCGAATATGACAGCCTCGCGGCTGAGCACAGTGGTCAGTTACGAGCAGAATTGGCCAAAGCGGGCACGCCCATTGGCCCCTATGATCAACTGATTGCCGGCCATGCCCGGGCACGAGGCCTTGTGCTCGTAACAAACAACCTGAGGGAGTTTCAGCGTGTTCCGGGACTTCGGGTGGAAGACTGGCTGATTTCTCCGACAGACTCAGCCTAAGATCCAATCCCCTACAACATTCGCCTCCATTTCTCATCAGCTACCCTGAATTTTCTGAGTGGTCATCCGCCTAGTACCGGCTTTAGACTCAAGCCCATTCTTCGGATGGTGGAACCCATATGGAAATGCAATGGTGGATCTGGCTGGTCTTCGGCATCGGGCTGATCCTGCTCGAACTGGTCCTGCCCACGTTCTTCATCATCTGGTTCGGCATCGGCGCCGTGCTGGTTTCGCTCATCTCGCTGGCAATGCCAACGCTGCAACTGGACATGCAGGTGTTGCTGTGGGTGCTTTTCTCTTCTGCCACCACGGCGCTGTGGTTCAAGCTGTTCCGGCGCAAGCAGCCGGATGTGCGCTGGACGGCCGAGAGCGTCATCGGCGAAGTGGGGCTGTTGATCACCAACGTATCGGAATTCCAGAAAGGCCGTGTGCGCTTCCAGAAGCCGATCCTCGGTAACGAGGAATGGACCTGCGTCGCCGACAGCGACATCCCGTCCGGCGAGCGCGTAAGGCTCGTCGCCATCGAAGGTAACACTGCCCGGGTGATTCGGGCCTGACTGCAGCCAAAAGGACACTGCCATCATGACCAGCCTCATCGTTGTTGCCGTACTCGCTGTATTTGTTCTCATCACCGTGTTCAAAGGGGTACGCATCGTGCCTCAGGGCGAAGAGTGGATCGTCGAGCGCCTGGGCCGCTACCACAGCACCCTCAAGCCCGGCCTCAACATCGTCATCCCGTACATGGACGTGGTTGCCTACCGCCTGCCTACCAAAGACATCATCCTCGATGTGCAGCAGCAGGAAATCATCACCCGGGACAACGCCGTGATCGTTGCCAACGCCCTGTGCTTTGCCAAAGTCGTGGACCCGCAAAAGGCTTCCTACGGGGTGCAGAACTTCTCGTTTGCCGTGACCAGCCTGACCATGACGTCGCTGCGTGCCATCGTCGGTGCGATGGACCTGGACGAGGCGCTGTCGAGCCGTGAGCAGATCAAGGCGCGCCTGCGCGAAGCAATGTCCGAACAGACCGAAGACTGGGGCGTAACCGTGCGTTCGGTGGAGATCCAGGACATCAAGCCGTCCGAGAACATGCAAATGGCCATGGAGCGCCAGGCCGCCGCCGAGCGGGAACGTAAGGCCGACGTCACCCGCGCCGAAGGCGCCAAGCAGGCCGCCATCCTTGAGGCCGAGGCGCGGTTGCAAGCGGCCAAGCTGGATGCAGAAGCGCAGATCAACCTGGCAGAAGCATCGGCACGGGCAATCGAGCTGGTCAAGGAAGCCGTAGGCAGCGAAACGGTGCCGGCAATGTACCTGTTGGGTGAGCGTTACGTAGGGGCGATGGAGAACCTGGCCAGCAGCAACAATGCCAAGGTTGTGGTGCTGCCAGCCGACCTGCAGGAAACCGTGCGCGGGTTGATGGGCCGTAACAAGGCTTGAAATTGCCGGGGCCGCTTTGCGGCCCACCTGCGTCACTTCACCGCACCCCCGCATTTTTACCTATACTCCGCCTTACAATACCGCCCACGATTCCTGACCGGATCTCTCCATGCCCCCACGTCGGCACATCGCCTGGATAGCCTGCTTGGCAGTGCTGTTCAACCTGCTGGCCATGCCGCTGTCTTCTGCCGCGCCCAAGGGCCCGGCCGAGCAGCTGCTGTGGGGGGCTTTCTGTTCCAGCGTTGCGGGCAAGGCCAAGGTTGATGTGCAGGCCCTGGCCAAGATCGACCTCGGTACGCAAAGCGACCAGCATGCCAACATGCAGCACTGCTGGTGCTGCTCTGGCACAGGCCCTGTGCTGGCCCTGCCTGGCTACCCGCCACAGTTGCACAACCCGCCCACGCTACTGGCCGGCAATGCCCCATCACTCGTAACCTACTGGCCCACACCGCGCCAGCAATGGCCTGCGCTCAATCCCCGTGCCTCTCCCATCGCCTGAGTTCATCACGCTGTCTGCCTGAACCTGAACCGATCGGAGATACACACCATGCTCAAGCAAGCTCTCGCAGTGGCCGCCTTGTTGCTACCCGCCGCCTTCGCCAACGCCCACGAATACACGGTGGGCGACCTGCACATCGCCCACCCGTGGTCGCTGGCGCTGCCACCCAACGCGCCGAACGTCGCGGCCTATTTCATCGTGCACAACAATGGCAAGGCCGATGACCGCCTGCTGAGTGTCGACAGCCCCATCAGCAACGATGCCCAGTTGCACGAACATGCCATGACTGCTGCTGGCGCCATGAAGATGCAGCAGGTGAACAGTGTGGCGGTGCCCGCCGGCAAAGACCTGACCTTCGCCCCCAGCGCCTATCACGTGATGCTCATGCAGCCTAAGGACCGCAGCCTGCTGGCCGATGGCAAGCGCTTCCCGCTGACCCTGCATTTCGAAAAGGCAGGCGACATTACCGTGGAGGTGGCCGTGCAGAAGCAGCCGCCAACGGACCAACCCCAGGCCCACGAACACGCGCACTGACCCACGCTGACAGGCGCTCGCCATCATGAGCCTGCCGCGCAACCGCCTCAGCCGTACCACCCGCCCTGAACGCAGGCGCATCGGTGGCGGCTGGCTGAGCCTGTTCGCCATGTGGATGATCTTCATCGGCCCGCTGGTTTCCCAGTCGATGCCGATGGAACACCACGCTGGCATGCAAATGCCAATGGACATGCAGATGCCCGCCGGGCACGAGCATGGTGCGCACCACGGCCACGGCAATGATGGCCAACTGCATGTGATGTGGGAAAAGTGCGGTTACTGCAGCCTGCTGTTCAACTGCCCCGCACTGCCGCAAACCCTCAGCCCGCTCAGCGTGGGCATCGTCGTACCCGCCACGCTTCTTTCTATCCCCACACACCATGGCCACGCCCGGCAGGCCGTGTTTCCGGGTGCCCGCAGCCGCGCGCCCCCACTAATGATCAGCGTCTGATACCCCCGTTGCTGCACGGAGCCTGAAGGCTTCGCGCCCACTCATGACTGATCGACTGGAATCACTATGTCCGGCTGCACCTCCGTTTTCCCTCCCGCCCTGCGCGGGACATTCGCCGCCCTGTGCGGCACCCTGCTCGCGCCCATGGCCCTGGCCGCCGACCCCGGCCATGAAGGCCATCAACACGAGCAAGCCGAACTGAGCCCGACGGTAATCACTGCCATCGCGCCCAGCTCGCCGCTGACCGTGGTCACCAACCCGAAAGACCCGCGCCAGCCGGTGCCGGCCAGCGATGGTGCCGACTACCTGAAGACCATCCCCGGCTTTTCGGCGATCCGCGCCGGGGGCACCAATGGCGACCCGGTGCTGCGCGGCATGTTCGGCTCGCGCCTGAATATCCTCACCAACGGCGGGATGATGCTGGGTGCCTGCCCCAACCGCATGGACGCGCCAACGTCCTACATCGCGCCGGAAACCTACGACCGCCTTACCGTAATCAAAGGCCCGCAAAGCGTGATCTGGGGGCCGGGCGGTTCGGCGGGCACCATTCTGTTCGAGCGCGAGCCAGAGAAGTTCGGCACCTTGGGCAGCCGGGTCAACGCCAGCCTGTTGGCCGGGTCCAACGGCCGCTTTGACAAGGTGCTGGATGCCGCAGCCGGCAACAGCCAGGGCTACGCCCGCTTTGTCGGCAACCAGTCGCGCTCGGACGACTATGACGATGGCAAAGGTGACACCGTGCCGTCACGCTGGGAAAAATGGAACGGCGACGTGGCGCTGGGCTGGACCCCGGACGAGAACACGCTGCTGGAACTGACCGCGGGCAAGGGCGATGGCGAGGCCCGTTACGCCGGGCGCGGCATGGACGGTTCGCAGTTCAAGCGCGAAAGCCTGGGCCTGCGGTTTGAAAAGTCCAACCTCGGCGAAGTGCTCGACAAGGTCGAGGCGCAGGTCTACTACAACTACGCCGACCACGTAATGGACAACTACAGCCTGCGCACCCCATCAGGCACCGGCATGATGGCCGGCCCCATGGCTGCCGCCGTAGAACGCCGTACCTTGGGTGGGCGCATCAAGGCAACCTGGCGTTGGGCAGATGTGCAACTGATCAGCGGCATCGATGCGCAAACCAACGAACACCGCGCACGCAGTGCAATGGGTGTAGACACCTACAAGAACGAGCCATGGACCAAGGACGCCGACTTCCATAACTACGGAGTCTTCGGCGAGCTCACCTGGTACGCCACCGGTGCCGATCGCCTGATTACCGGCGCCCGCCTGGACCGCGCCTCGGCACGGGACTTCCGTGAAGACAGCGCCACCAACGGCAACACCCGGGCTGACACCCTGCCCAGTGGCTTCGTGCGCTTCGAACACGACCTGGCAGCCCTGCCAGCCACCACCTACATCGGCCTCGGTCACGCGCAACGCTTCCCCGATTACTGGGAGTTGTTCTCCCCTGACCAAGGCCCGGCCGGCTCGACCAACGCCTTCGACAGCATCAAGCCCGAGAAGACCACCCAGCTCGACTTCGGCATCCAGTACCGCGACGAGCGCCTGGAAGCCTGGGCATCGGGCTACGTGGGGCAAATCCGCGACTACATCCTGTTCGACTACCGCACCGGCATGATGGGCATGAGCACTACCCAGGCGCAAAACATCGACGCACGCATCATGGGCGGCGAGCTGGGCGCGGCCTACAAGCTCACCGAAAACTGGAAGGCCGATGCCACCCTGGCCTACGCCTGGGGCAAGAACAGCAGCGATGGCAAGGCACTGCCGCAAATGCCACCACTTGAGAGTCGCCTGGGCCTGACCTACAGCCGCGACACCTGGAGCGCCGGCGCCTTGTGGCGCTTGGTGTCCGCACAAAACCGCATCGCCGAAAACCAGGGCAATGTGGTGGGCAAGGATTACGAGAAAAGTGCCGGTTTCGGCGTGTTCTCGCTTAACGGCGCCTACAAGGTCAATCAAAACCTCAAGCTCAGCGCAGGCGTCGACAACCTGTTCGACAAAACCTACGCCGAGCACCTGAACCTGGCCGGGAATGCCGGGTTCGGCTACCCGGCCACGGATCCACAGCCGGTGAATGAGCCAGGCCGTACCTTCTGGACCAAGGTCGACTTCAGCTTCTGACAACAACAACAACAACGGGCGCGGCACCTGTCGCGCCCCTCAGCTGGTCAAACAGGAGGTTCCCATGAGCGGAACACGCGTTTCCTTCTATAACCTGGCTTGGCGCTGGCACTTCTATGCCGGGCTGTTCGTTGCCCCTTTCATGATCCTGCTGGCGATCACCGGGATCATCTACCTGTTCAAGCCGCAGCTTGACCCGATCATGTACCGCGACCTGATGGTGGTCGAAGCCGGGCATCACCGCCAGGGCGCCGATGTGATGCTGGCCGAAGTCCGCCAGGCGTACCCCAAGGGCCATGTCGGGCAGTACCTGCCACCGCTCGACGCCGAACGAAGCGCGCAGTTCGTGGTGCATGACACCGGGCGCGAGCTGAACGTGTTCGTCGACCCGTACAGCGGCAAGATCCTCGGCGAGCAGGATGCCAAGCAGAACCTGCAAGCCATCGCCCGCGCCCTGCATGGCGAGCTGATGGTTGGCACGGTTGGTGACCGGCTGATCGAGCTGGCGGCGGGCTGGGGCATCGTGCTGGTGGTGTCCGGCCTGTACCTGTGGTGGCCGCGTGGCCGTAAAAGCTCGGGGGTGCTGTGGCCGCGGCTGTCGGCCAAGGGCCGAGTCTTCTGGCGCGACCTGCACGCGGTAACCGGTTTCTGGGGCTCGGCCCTGCTGCTGCTGATGCTGATCAGCGGCATGACCTGGACCGGCCTGTGGGGCAAGCAGTATGCAGACCTGTGGAACCGCTTTCCGGCGGCCATGTGGAATGACGTGCCCAAATCCGACCAACAGGCTGGCGAGCTGAACAGCGCCCATCGCCAGACGGTGCCCTGGGCGATGGAGAACACACCGATGCCGCAATCCGGTGCACACGCCGAGCATGCCGGGCACCACATGATGTCGAACATGCCGGCCGCGCCACAGGTGAGCCTGCAGCAAGTGGAAGACTTGGCCACCTTGCGCGAGGTGGAGCCGGGCTACAGCATCACCGTGCCGACCACTGCCGATGGCGTGTACACCATCGCCGTGTTCGCCGACGACCCACGCAACGATGCCACCCTGCATGTGGACCAGTACACCGGCAAGGTGCTGGCCGATGTGCGCTGGCAGGATTACAGCCCGGTCGCCCGAGCCACCGAGCTGGGGGTGATGTTGCATGAAGGCAAGATGTTCGGGCCGCTGAATCAGGTCATTATCCTGTTGGTGTGCCTGATGATTCTGCTGGGTTCGGTGAGCGGGTTGGTGATGTGGTGGAAGCGTCGGCCGGAAGGCGGGCTGGGTGTGCCGCCGCTTCGCCATGACCTGCCGCGTTGGAAAACGGCGGTGGGGGTGATGCTGGTGCTGGGGGTGATGTTCCCGCTGGTGGGGGTGTCGATGGTGGTGATGTGGGTTGTGGATAGTCTGGTGGTGCGGCGCCGCGTACTGGTTGGGGCTTGAGAGTGCCGGGGGCTGCTTTGCAGCCCATCGCGGATAAATCCGCTCCTACAACGCGCGATCGCCTGTAGGAGCGGATTTATCCGCGATGGGGCGCAACGCGCTCCCAGTATCGCGGTGTCGATCTGCCGCGCCCCGAATTGGGACACGCGTGTTAGCCTACACGGCTTTCAGAAAAAGACTGACCCGAAATGGAATGCAGCCAATGACCCGGACCTCCTCCCCTCCTGCTGAAGACCAGCACCTGCAACGCAACCTGACCAACCGCCACATCCAGTTGATCGCTATCGGTGGCGCCATCGGCACCGGCCTGTTCATGGGCTCGGGCAAGACCATCAGCCTGGCAGGCCCTTCGATCATCTTCGTCTACATGATCATCGGCTTCATGCTGTTCTTCGTCATGCGCGCCATGGGCGAACTGCTGCTGTCGAACCTCAACTACAAATCATTCATCGACTTTTCCGCCGACCTGCTAGGCCCCTGGGCCGGGTATTTCACCGGCTGGACCTACTGGTTCTGCTGGGTGGTCACCGGTATCGCCGACGTGGTCGCGATCGCCGCCTACACGCAGTTCTGGTTCCCCGACCTGCCCCAGTGGATACCCGCGCTCACCTGCGTTGCGGTACTGCTGTCGCTGAACCTGGTGACCGTGAAAATGTTCGGCGAAATGGAATTCTGGTTCGCCCTGATCAAGATCGTCGCCATCCTCGGCCTGGTCGCCAC
The genomic region above belongs to Pseudomonas sp. PSKL.D1 and contains:
- a CDS encoding DUF2946 domain-containing protein, which codes for MPPRRHIAWIACLAVLFNLLAMPLSSAAPKGPAEQLLWGAFCSSVAGKAKVDVQALAKIDLGTQSDQHANMQHCWCCSGTGPVLALPGYPPQLHNPPTLLAGNAPSLVTYWPTPRQQWPALNPRASPIA
- a CDS encoding TonB-dependent copper receptor, encoding MSGCTSVFPPALRGTFAALCGTLLAPMALAADPGHEGHQHEQAELSPTVITAIAPSSPLTVVTNPKDPRQPVPASDGADYLKTIPGFSAIRAGGTNGDPVLRGMFGSRLNILTNGGMMLGACPNRMDAPTSYIAPETYDRLTVIKGPQSVIWGPGGSAGTILFEREPEKFGTLGSRVNASLLAGSNGRFDKVLDAAAGNSQGYARFVGNQSRSDDYDDGKGDTVPSRWEKWNGDVALGWTPDENTLLELTAGKGDGEARYAGRGMDGSQFKRESLGLRFEKSNLGEVLDKVEAQVYYNYADHVMDNYSLRTPSGTGMMAGPMAAAVERRTLGGRIKATWRWADVQLISGIDAQTNEHRARSAMGVDTYKNEPWTKDADFHNYGVFGELTWYATGADRLITGARLDRASARDFREDSATNGNTRADTLPSGFVRFEHDLAALPATTYIGLGHAQRFPDYWELFSPDQGPAGSTNAFDSIKPEKTTQLDFGIQYRDERLEAWASGYVGQIRDYILFDYRTGMMGMSTTQAQNIDARIMGGELGAAYKLTENWKADATLAYAWGKNSSDGKALPQMPPLESRLGLTYSRDTWSAGALWRLVSAQNRIAENQGNVVGKDYEKSAGFGVFSLNGAYKVNQNLKLSAGVDNLFDKTYAEHLNLAGNAGFGYPATDPQPVNEPGRTFWTKVDFSF
- a CDS encoding PepSY-associated TM helix domain-containing protein; translation: MSGTRVSFYNLAWRWHFYAGLFVAPFMILLAITGIIYLFKPQLDPIMYRDLMVVEAGHHRQGADVMLAEVRQAYPKGHVGQYLPPLDAERSAQFVVHDTGRELNVFVDPYSGKILGEQDAKQNLQAIARALHGELMVGTVGDRLIELAAGWGIVLVVSGLYLWWPRGRKSSGVLWPRLSAKGRVFWRDLHAVTGFWGSALLLLMLISGMTWTGLWGKQYADLWNRFPAAMWNDVPKSDQQAGELNSAHRQTVPWAMENTPMPQSGAHAEHAGHHMMSNMPAAPQVSLQQVEDLATLREVEPGYSITVPTTADGVYTIAVFADDPRNDATLHVDQYTGKVLADVRWQDYSPVARATELGVMLHEGKMFGPLNQVIILLVCLMILLGSVSGLVMWWKRRPEGGLGVPPLRHDLPRWKTAVGVMLVLGVMFPLVGVSMVVMWVVDSLVVRRRVLVGA
- a CDS encoding DUF2946 domain-containing protein, encoding MSLPRNRLSRTTRPERRRIGGGWLSLFAMWMIFIGPLVSQSMPMEHHAGMQMPMDMQMPAGHEHGAHHGHGNDGQLHVMWEKCGYCSLLFNCPALPQTLSPLSVGIVVPATLLSIPTHHGHARQAVFPGARSRAPPLMISV
- a CDS encoding cobalt-precorrin-6A reductase; amino-acid sequence: MTRRILLLGGVTEALAIARTLGPEHVYSLAGIGRVPQDLQCQVRVGGYGGAEGLANYLREAGITLLIDATHPYAAQISRNAAAAAQAVGIPCWALRRPAWQAQPGDDWREVADWAELVEALKPFKRPLFTLGREPLQHLEEIPPGQFWTLRALEACQGNEQCEVIAARGPFHIDDERRLFERRQIDVLVSKNSGSVATEPKLDVAHELGLPVLILKRPALPLTDQTFTELNALLECLS
- the vapC gene encoding type II toxin-antitoxin system tRNA(fMet)-specific endonuclease VapC — translated: MLRYMLDTNICIFTIKNKPQQVREAFNRHHGQMAISTVTLMELVYGAEKSAYPDRNLTIVEGFAARLEVVEYDSLAAEHSGQLRAELAKAGTPIGPYDQLIAGHARARGLVLVTNNLREFQRVPGLRVEDWLISPTDSA
- a CDS encoding copper chaperone PCu(A)C, whose protein sequence is MLKQALAVAALLLPAAFANAHEYTVGDLHIAHPWSLALPPNAPNVAAYFIVHNNGKADDRLLSVDSPISNDAQLHEHAMTAAGAMKMQQVNSVAVPAGKDLTFAPSAYHVMLMQPKDRSLLADGKRFPLTLHFEKAGDITVEVAVQKQPPTDQPQAHEHAH
- a CDS encoding SPFH domain-containing protein — protein: MTSLIVVAVLAVFVLITVFKGVRIVPQGEEWIVERLGRYHSTLKPGLNIVIPYMDVVAYRLPTKDIILDVQQQEIITRDNAVIVANALCFAKVVDPQKASYGVQNFSFAVTSLTMTSLRAIVGAMDLDEALSSREQIKARLREAMSEQTEDWGVTVRSVEIQDIKPSENMQMAMERQAAAERERKADVTRAEGAKQAAILEAEARLQAAKLDAEAQINLAEASARAIELVKEAVGSETVPAMYLLGERYVGAMENLASSNNAKVVVLPADLQETVRGLMGRNKA
- the vapB gene encoding type II toxin-antitoxin system VapB family antitoxin, which produces MEQGAVFKSNRSQAIRLPKSVALPDEVTRVDIVAVGRTRIITPAGEAWDSWFDGNDVSPDFMAERDQPDDQEREGF
- a CDS encoding NfeD family protein yields the protein MEMQWWIWLVFGIGLILLELVLPTFFIIWFGIGAVLVSLISLAMPTLQLDMQVLLWVLFSSATTALWFKLFRRKQPDVRWTAESVIGEVGLLITNVSEFQKGRVRFQKPILGNEEWTCVADSDIPSGERVRLVAIEGNTARVIRA